The Kitasatospora albolonga nucleotide sequence GGTGGACTGATCCCGCGGAATACGTCAGTATGGAGCGTCGTTAGCACTCATTGAGTGAGAGTGCCAGGAGGAGCAAGTGCCGACCTATCAGTACCAGTGCACCGAGTGCGGCGAGGGCCTCGAGGCGGTGCAGAAGTTCACCGATGATGCCCTGACCGTGTGCCCGAGCTGCGACGGACGCCTGAAGAAGGTGTTCTCTGCGGTCGGCATCGTCTTCAAGGGTTCCGGTTTCTACCGGAACGACAGCCGGGGTTCCTCGTCGAGCAGCACGCCTGCCTCGGCGACCTCGAAGTCGTCCGACTCCGGTTCGTCCTCGTCGACGTCGACGGGCTCGGACACGAAGTCCAGCGCCTCGTCCTCGTCCTCCGCCTCGTCGTCGGCCCCCGCGCCGGCTTCGTCGTCGAGCGGTACGTCGGCCGCCTGAGCCGCGTACGCCCCACAACGTCTCACCGCTTCACCGGACCCCGCCGAGCCACTCGGCGGGGTCCGTGCGTTCACCCCGGGCAGCGCCACGTGTTCCCCCGGATACGGTGACCGCATGGCGAACGCACATACGGACACGAGCTCCGGCACAGACAGCGCGGGTACGGCGGCGGGGGCAGGGGCGGAGATCGGGGTCATCGGCGGCTCGGGCTTCTACTCCTTCCTGGAGGACGTCACCGAGGTCTCCGTGGACACCCCTTACGGGAAGCCCAGCGACTCGGTCTTCCTCGGCGAGATCGGCGGCCGCCGGGTGGCCTTCCTGCCCCGCCACGGCCGGGGCCACCATCTGCCGCCCCACCGCATCAACTACCGGGCCAACCTCTGGGCCCTGCGCTCCGTCGGGGTCCGCCAGGTGCTGGGCCCGTGCGCCGTCGGCGGGCTGCGCCCGGAGTTCGGGCCGGGCACCCTGCTCGTCCCGGACCAGCTGGTGGACCGCACCAAGACGCGCGTGCAGACCTATTACGACGGTGAGACGCGGGCCGACGGGACCGTACCCAACGTCGTCCATCTGGGCTTCGCCGATCCGTACTGCCCCGAGGGCCGCCGGGCGGCGCTCGCCGCGGCGCGCGGGCGCGGCTGGGAGCCGGTGGACGGCGGCACCCTGGTGGTGGTCGAGGGGCCGCGCTTCTCCACCCGCGCGGAATCCCGCTGGCACGCGGCCATGGGCTGGTCCGTGGTCGGGATGACCGGCCACCCGGAAGCCGTGCTGGCCCGGGAACTGGGGCTCTGCTACACGACGCTGACCCTCGTGACCGACCTGGACGCGGGCGCCGAGGCCGGTGAGGGCGTCTCGCACGAGGAGGTCCTCCAGGTGTTCGCGGCCAACGTGGACCGGCTCCGGTCGGTGCTGTTCGACGCGGTGGGCGGGCTGCCCGCGACGGAGACCCGCAACTGCGCCTGCGCCCACGCGCTGGACGGGATCGACACGGGGATCGCGCTGCCGTAGGGGCGGGGGGCGGGGGCCTCTCGGCGGCTGCCGCGGGGCGCTTCCCGGCGGGGGGCGGGAGGCGCGGGCTGGGCGCCGGGAAGGTACGGGCTGGGCGCCGGGAGGTGCGGGCTGGGGACGCGGGGCGGGGGCGCGGGGCCGGGGCGCCGGGAGGTGCGAGCCGGGGACGCGGGGCGGGAGCGCGGGGGGCGCCTCCCGGCGGCGAGGTACCGGGTCCGGGGCGGCGGTCCACCACCGGATCGGGTGACGGAGTTGTCCACAATCCCGGGGTTGTCCACAGGCCCCGGCGGGATCTGCGCGGACGGTGGATCGTGAGGGGAGTTCGGCCGGGACCTCCGGCCGGGCTCCCCTCGTCCGACGTCAGGTGGCGCCATGTCCCCGTCCCCCTTCTCCGACCTCTCCCCGTCCCGGTCTTCCGGCTCCGACTCCTCTCCGTCCCGGCTCCCCGGCCCCGGCTCCTCCGTGTCCCGGTCCGCCGGTTTCTCCCCGCCCCGGGCCTCCGACTCCGACTCCTCCGCGTCCCGGTCAGCCGATTTCTCCGCGCCCCGGCCCTCCGGCTTCTCCTCTTCCCGGGCCTCCGACTTCTCCCCGCCCCGGGCCGTCGGCTCCTCTCCGTCCCGAGCCTCCGGCCGTTCCGCGCCCCCGCCCGTTCGCCGCGACCCCGCGTGTCACACGCCTGCCGCTCCCCCGCGCGCCGCCGACCGTGTGAAGCCGCCGCCCAGGCCCCCGGCGCCGCCGCCCGCTCCGTACGGGGTGGGGCCGTTCGCGCCGCTGCGGGTGCGGGGCGGCGGGGCGTACCGGCTGCGGCGGATGCTGCGCAGGCAACGGCGTGCCCTGGCGGCGGCGCTCGCCCTGGCGGGTGCGGCCCTGGCCACCACGGGCCTGGGCGCTACGGGCCCGGGCACCACGGCTCTGGGCGCGGCGGGCCCGGGCAGCGCCGAGGGCGGGGCCGCCGCCTCGGACACGGCGGAGCCCGGCCGGCCGTCGGCGCGGCTCGTCTCCGCGCCCGTACGGATCGCGGACGCGGCGACGGTACGGCTGCTGCGCCCGGGAGACCGCGTCGATGTGATCGCGGTCGGCGGCCCGGGTGAGGACGCCCGCCTGGTGGCGCGCGGGGTGCGCGTGGCCCAGGTGCCGGTCCAGGGCCCGGTCTCCGGCGACGGTGGCCACCTGAGCGGCGGTGCGGCGGCGATCGGCGCGGGCGGGGCGCCGGAGGGTGCTCTGGTGATGCTGTCCGTGGAGCGGGCCACCGCCACGGCACTGCTGGGCGCGGGCGCTTCGGGGCGGCTGGCGGTGGCGGTGTCCGATGCGAACTGACGCTCTCTCAAGTCACCCGTGTGCATTACCGGATTGGACAGTGCCGCCTTCTCCCGCCTTGAGTGGCGGAGCAGTTTGCTCCCCTCACCGCACATGCGAAAGAAGGCTCACCTGTGAGCGAGAAGAAGGTCAGTCTCCTGGAGGGCTTCAAAGCCTTCCTGACGCGCGGCAATGTGATCGATCTGGCGGTGGCCGTCGTCATCGGCGCCGCGTTCACGAACATCGTGAACGCGTTCGTCAAGGGCATCATCAATCCGCTGGTCGGTGCGTTCGGCACGCAGGACCTGGACAACTACAGCTCCTGCCTCCGGGGCCCGTGCACGACGGACCCGGCCACCGGCGAGATGGACGGGATCGAGATCCTGTGGGGGTCCGTGCTCAGCGCCGCCCTCAGCTTCCTGATCACCGCCGCCGTCGTGTACTTCCTGCTGGTGCTGCCGATGGCCAAGTACCTGGCCAGGCGGGCGGCGATGCAGGCCGCGAAGGATGGCGTGCAGGAGACGCTGGAGGTCAGCGAGCTGGAGGTGCTCAAGGAGATCCGCGACGCGCTGGTCGCGCAGCGCGGTGGTGGCACGGCCGGTGCCGGTGGGTTCGGTACGGGCTCCGCCGGTGGGCCGGGCGAGGGCGGCGGCGGGGAGCTGCCGGGCCGGGACGGGGAGCGGTAGCAGGCCGGTCACCGGCTCAGATGTGGTGGGGCGGCTTCTCGTCGAGGAAGCGCGCGAGGTCGGCGGCGCCGGAGCCGCCGGAGGGCCGCTCACCCCATCCCCGGTCCGTATCGTCCGCGGACTGCTGGTCCAGCGGATCGTCGAAGACCAGAACCGGCTTGGGCTTCGGTTCCCGCGGCGGCTGCTGTGCCTGCGGCTGCTGCTTCGCATCGCGCGGACCGGGGGCGGGGGCGGCACTCATGGTTCCAGGGTACGGCGGCCGGCGGCAGGATACGGGCCGCCGCCGGGCCGGGCGGCTCGCGCGAAGGGGTTCGGGCGGACTCGGGTGCGGGCTGCCGTCAGCGGTCCTTCGGGTCGAGGAGCCAGAGGCCGAGCACGACGAGGAACGACAGGCAGAGGAAGCCTGCGCCCCACCAGGCCGTGCCGGTGTTGCCCTCCATCCACTCGTCGATCAGGACCGTCAGCCCCCAGAGCTGGCCGACGACCACGGTCATCGCCAGAGCGAGGCGGGCTGTCAGCTTCGAGGAGCGCTCCGGCTCCTGGTCGGTGCCCGCGCCGGGGCCGGGCCCGGTGTGGCGGACGCGCGGGTCTCCGTAACCGCTGGTGGGGCGGATCTGGGGGTACCGCTCGTGGACGGGCCGGTTCAGGGCGGGGTCGGCGCTGCCCGGGTGATAGGTGGGGTAGTGGCTGCCCGGGGGCGGCAGCGGCTGCTCGGGGTGCGGGGAGTCGGTCATGCCCGCCTGCCGGGGGTCTCGGCGCGGTCGGCGGAGGATGCCCACGCCCCGGTGCGGCCCGGAGCGGTACCGGTGGCGGGGGAAGGTGCCGGGCGGCGGCTCGTGGCGGGCCCGGTGGCGGGGGATGTTCCGGGGCGGCCGGGAGCGGTCCTGGCGGCCGGGGACACCCCCGTACGGCCCGGAGCGGCGACCGGGTCGCGGCCTCGGGGCCTGGGGCCGGGGCCCGCGCCCCGGGGTGGTGCTTCGGCGCCGCCGTCGATGTCGGGGCAGCCGATACGGGCGGCGAGGTCGGGGCGCTCGCCGCCGAGCTGGCGGCAGAGGCCCGCCTCGACGCTCTCGCCGGAGCGGGTGGTCCCGACGGCCCAGATACTGCCGTCGGCCTCCTCGACGACGATCACCTTCGGCAGTCCGCGCGGGGGCGGGCCCGCGGTGACCTCACCGGAGCGGGCGTCGAAGACGCCCTCGTGGCAGGGGCAGTACAGCTCGCCCTCCCGGCCCCGGTCCTTGCGCCAGAGGACGGCGCAGGCGAGGTGGGTGCAGACGGCGGAGTAGCCGACGAGGGTGCCGTCGTCGAGCCGGACGGCGACGGCCCGGTCCTCCTCGCCCGGGTAGCGGAAGGCGATGGACTCGCCGGGCGGGAGCCGCTCGGCGATGCGTTTCGCCTCGGGGGCCTTGCCCTCCTCGCCGTCGCCGTGGCGGTGCAGGATGCCCGCCGCCACACCGATGCCGCCGACGGCGAGACCGCCGGAGACGGTGGTGACGATCCGGAGGTAGTCGCGCCGGGTGGTGAGGGAGTCGGCGGCGATCCGGTCCTGGAGCGCCTCGCGCGGGTCTCCTCCGGAGGAGTGGTCGCCGCCCTGCTGCTGTTCGGTGACGCTCATCGGCGGACGTCCTTCCCGTTGATCTCGACGACGGGCAGACCGCCGGGGACCGGCCACTGCACCTTCTCGGCGGGGACGACCATGGCCACGCCGGTGCGGACCTCGGTCTCGCCGAAGACGAAGGTGTCGGCGACCTGGACGCCGGGGCGCTCGGCCTGGAGCTCCTCGACGGTGCCGTAGAAGAGGGCGCCGGTCGGGCAGACGGTGGCGCACATGGGGGCGAGGCCGTAGGCGGTGCGGTCGTAGCAGAGGTTGCACTTCAGCTGGAGCTTGGCGCCGAGGTCGATCTTCGGTACGCCGAAAGGGCAGGCGTTGACGCAGTTGGCGCAGCCGATGCAGCGGGTGGTGTCGGCCTGCTGCACCACACCGTCGGCGGTCACCAGGATCGCGTCGGCGGGACAGACCTCGGCACAGGGGGCGACCGGGTCCTCGCAGTGCATACAGACCGTGGGAAGGGAGGCGACGGAGTGGCCCTCGTCGGTGTAGTCGAGATGGATCATCGACTTGCCCCGGTGCGAGTCGCATTCGCGGCAGGCGGAGACACATGCCTGGCAGCCGATGCAGCGCCCCGGGTCGATGAAGATCGTTCTGCCCATCATGGGGAATCAGCTCCTCTCCGAGGTGCCACGGCCCTGGGGGGACGTGGGAGGCAGCGGGTCGGTACGGGAGACCTGGGTCTCCGGATAGGCGACATGGCCGGGGGCGACCGGCGGGGCGGGGACCTCGTCGATCCGCCCGGCGTGCTCGATACGGCAGGCGCACACCTTGTACTCGGGGATCTTGGAGCGGGGGTCGAGGGCGTCGATGGTGAGGGCGTTGGCCGCGGTGGGGACGGGCCAGTGGTAGGGCACGAAGACGGTGTCGGGGCGGATGGCCTCGGTGACCAGGGCGGGGAAGACCTCGCTGCCGCGCCGGGTGACGATCCGTACGGGCTCGCCGTTGCGGAAGCCGTGGGAGGGGTGGATCTCGGCCCAGGGGCGCGGGGTCTGTTCGACGAGGGCGCCGAGCCTGCGGGTCTGGTTGCCGGAGAGGAAGTGGGCCACGGTCCGGCCGGTGGTGAGCGACATGGGGTGCTCGTCGTCGTACGGGTCCATCGGCGGGTGCCACTCGACGACCTGGAGGTGGATCTTGCCGTCGGGGTGGTAGGTCTTCCCGTCCTCGAAGAGGCGCGGGGTGCCGGGGTGGTCGGTGGAGGGGCAGGGCCAGGCGATGCCGCCGGTCTCCTCCAGCCGTTCGTAGGTGATGCCGTAGTAGTCGTTGACGGTGCCGGCGGAGGCGATGCGCAGTTCCTCGAAGACCGCCCGGGAGTCGGGGAAGTCGAACTTGTCGCCTGCGCCGAGGCGGCGGGCGAGTTCGCACATGACCCAGGTGTCGGTGCGGACGCCGGGGGGCGGGTCCTGGGCCTTGTTGTGCTTGACGACCCGGGCCTCGGCGTTGGCCATCACCCCTTCGTCCTCGGCCCAGGTGGTGACGGGGAAGACGACATGCGCGTTGGCGGCGGTCTCGGAGAGGAAGAAGTCGAACTGGGCGTGGAACTCGGTGGCGTCGTACCCCTCCTTGACCACCCCGTAGTTGGGGAGGGAGACGAAGGGGTTGTTGCAGATGCCGATCAGGCCGCGGATCTCGCGGCGCTGCATCTGCCAGACCATTTCCATCATGGAGGTCCCGGCGGGCGGGAGTTCGGACTCCTCGATGCCCCAGATCTCGCAGATCTGACGGCGGTGCTCCTCATTCATGATGGAGCGTCCGCCCGGAAGGAGGTCGGACTTCTGGCCGTGCTCACGGCCGCCCTGCCCGTTGCCCTGACCGGTGATGGTGCCGTATCCGGCGCCGGGCTTGCCGATGTGGCCGGTGGCGGCGCAGAGGCTGATCACGGAGAGGCAGTTCTCGACGCCCTGCGAGTGGTGCTCGATGCCCCGGGCGTGCCAGGCCATGGCCTTGGGGGCGCGGGCGAAGGCGCGGGCGACCTGGACGATCTGCTCGGCGGGGATGCCGCAGATGGCGGCGGCGCGGGACGGCGGGTACTCGGCGGCCTTGGCCCTGACCTCCTCCCAGCCGGTGGCGTGGGCGGCGAGGAAGTTCTCGTCGGTGAGCCCTTCGGCGATGACGACGTTCAGTACGGAGGTGAAGAAGGCCGAGTCGGTGCCGGGTTTCAGGGCGACGTGGATGTCGGCGGTCCGGGCGATGGCCGTCTCGCGCGGGTCGATGACGATGAGGCTCGCCCCGCGGTCCCGGGCCCCCCAGACGTACTGGGTCATCACGGGGAAGCACTCGCCCACATTGGACCCGGCGATGAGCAGGCAGTCGGTGAGGAGGATGTCGGAGAAGGGGTTGCCTGCCCGGTCGATGCCGAAGGCGAGCTTGTTGGCGCCCGCCGCGCTGACCATGCAGAGGCGGCCGTTGTAGTCGACGTGCCGGGACTTGAGTGCGACCCGGGCGAACTTGCCCACCAGATACGTCTTCTCGGAGAAGAGGCTGGCGCCGCCGAGGAGCCCGAAGGCGTCGTTGCCGTAGGTCTGCTGGATGCGCTTGATCTCGGAGACGGTGAAGTCGAGCGCCTCCTCCCAGGAGACCTCGCGGAACTCCTCGTCGCGGGAGCGGCGCATGAGGGGGGCGGTGAGCCGGTCGGGGTGGTTGACCTGCTGATAGGCGTTGATGCCCTTGGGGCAGAGCCGCATCCGGTTGATGTCGTGGTTGCGGGGTTCGACGCCGAAGACCTTGCCGCCCCGGTCCACGCGCAGATACATCCCGCACTGGACACCGCAGAAGCAGCAGTGGGTGGGGACGAGCGTCTCGCCGTTCTGGTCGGCGTGCCACTGGTCGGCCGGGATGCCGCCCGCGTCCCGGAAGGCGCGGGTGCCGGGCGGGGCGAGGGAGGGGTCGAGCGGGATGAAGGTGCGGCGGTCGGCGGCGGCTCGCGGTTCCGCGGTCACTTGAAGCCCTTCTTCACATGGGAGAGGTAGGCACTGCCGCGCAGCACCCGCTTGCAGCGCGGGCAGTACTCGGCCCAGGCGTCGAAGTCGAGCCGGAGGTCCCGCATGGTGCCCCGCAGGTTCTCGACGTACGGGCCGGTGTCGATGGGTTCCTCGCAGCGGCGGCAGGCGAAGACCTGGTCGTCCTGGCGGCCGGTGTACTTGAACAGCTGCATACCGACGGCGGCCGGGCGCTGGACGATGTGGAAGAACTTGCCGAACGGGATGTAGATGAGCGTGAAGACCACCGAGGCCATGTGGAGGATCGCCAGGAACTGGTAGCCGCCGCCGTGCAGGAAGATCGAGGAGAAGGTGAGCAGCAGCCCGGTCACGGAGATGACGATCAGCGCGATCAGCGGCACCAGGTCGTAGGCGAAGCGCTGGCCGGTGGAGGCGCCCCGGTCCTTCATCCGGCGCCACAGGAAGTACGAGGCACCGGGGATGACGAGGACGGCGGCGATGTCGAGGCCGTGGAACATCAGCCAGCCGAGGACGGAGAGCGAGTCGAAGCCGAGGATCTTGAATCCCCAGATCCGCATCTCGTAGCCGGGTCCCGAACCGCTGCCGGAGGTGAAGGTGAACCAGCCCCAGGTGAGCGGGAAGGTGATCAGGGCGGCGAGGACGCATCCCCAGAAGATCAGCTGGTGAGCGGCCCAGCGGGCGTGGGACCGGGCGCCGAGGAACTTCTGGAAGCCGAGGTAGGTGGCGATCATCTTCGGCAGGGCGGTGGGGGCCTTGCGGAGGTTCTCGTACGAGAAGAGGCTGCGCCAGCCCTGTTTGAAGAGGCGTCGGGCACCGGGGGCGGAGATCCAGACGGTGTAGCGGTAGGCGACGCCGAAGGCGAGAAAAACCGTGGCGACGGCGTACGGGAGGAGGGCCGAGTCGAAGTTCCGCAGCATGCGGCTGCCGAGCACGATCGCGACGATCAGCAGGGCGGAGACCACCACTCCGGCCAGGGTCGCCCGGGCGGTGACCGACCGGGGGCCGGTGGCGGCGGGGGACGCGCCCGTGGAGTCGGCGGGGGGGATGCGGCTCGGCCGCGGCGGAGGCCGCGGAGGGTGCGGGGGCTTCTGGCGGCTCGGTCACTCGGCCACCGTAGGGCCGTTTACGGCAATTGGACCTGTTTTGGGCGATAAGGGGGTGAGTGCGTCGCCCGGACAGGCGCAGGGGGTGGGGGCGGGAGGGGAGGGGGGAGGGGCCCCTGCGCCTTGGTCGATCTGGTCGGGTGGTCTTCGGGGTGCCTGGAACGAGGAGTCCTGGGAGGACGACGAGCCCGGTGCCGCCGGATGCCCGTGCGGGAGCGAGGAGTTCGAGGCCGCTGTCGCCTTTTCGCTCGGCGACGACGCATCGGTCCGCTGGGTGACCGTGGGCCTGCGATGCGCCAAGGACGGGTTCTGCGGGGTCTATGCC carries:
- a CDS encoding FmdB family transcriptional regulator produces the protein MPTYQYQCTECGEGLEAVQKFTDDALTVCPSCDGRLKKVFSAVGIVFKGSGFYRNDSRGSSSSSTPASATSKSSDSGSSSSTSTGSDTKSSASSSSSASSSAPAPASSSSGTSAA
- a CDS encoding methylthioadenosine phosphorylase; translated protein: MANAHTDTSSGTDSAGTAAGAGAEIGVIGGSGFYSFLEDVTEVSVDTPYGKPSDSVFLGEIGGRRVAFLPRHGRGHHLPPHRINYRANLWALRSVGVRQVLGPCAVGGLRPEFGPGTLLVPDQLVDRTKTRVQTYYDGETRADGTVPNVVHLGFADPYCPEGRRAALAAARGRGWEPVDGGTLVVVEGPRFSTRAESRWHAAMGWSVVGMTGHPEAVLARELGLCYTTLTLVTDLDAGAEAGEGVSHEEVLQVFAANVDRLRSVLFDAVGGLPATETRNCACAHALDGIDTGIALP
- a CDS encoding mechanosensitive ion channel protein MscL — its product is MSEKKVSLLEGFKAFLTRGNVIDLAVAVVIGAAFTNIVNAFVKGIINPLVGAFGTQDLDNYSSCLRGPCTTDPATGEMDGIEILWGSVLSAALSFLITAAVVYFLLVLPMAKYLARRAAMQAAKDGVQETLEVSELEVLKEIRDALVAQRGGGTAGAGGFGTGSAGGPGEGGGGELPGRDGER
- a CDS encoding (2Fe-2S)-binding protein, whose protein sequence is MSVTEQQQGGDHSSGGDPREALQDRIAADSLTTRRDYLRIVTTVSGGLAVGGIGVAAGILHRHGDGEEGKAPEAKRIAERLPPGESIAFRYPGEEDRAVAVRLDDGTLVGYSAVCTHLACAVLWRKDRGREGELYCPCHEGVFDARSGEVTAGPPPRGLPKVIVVEEADGSIWAVGTTRSGESVEAGLCRQLGGERPDLAARIGCPDIDGGAEAPPRGAGPGPRPRGRDPVAAPGRTGVSPAARTAPGRPGTSPATGPATSRRPAPSPATGTAPGRTGAWASSADRAETPGRRA
- a CDS encoding 4Fe-4S ferredoxin; translated protein: MMGRTIFIDPGRCIGCQACVSACRECDSHRGKSMIHLDYTDEGHSVASLPTVCMHCEDPVAPCAEVCPADAILVTADGVVQQADTTRCIGCANCVNACPFGVPKIDLGAKLQLKCNLCYDRTAYGLAPMCATVCPTGALFYGTVEELQAERPGVQVADTFVFGETEVRTGVAMVVPAEKVQWPVPGGLPVVEINGKDVRR
- a CDS encoding nitrite reductase, whose protein sequence is MTAEPRAAADRRTFIPLDPSLAPPGTRAFRDAGGIPADQWHADQNGETLVPTHCCFCGVQCGMYLRVDRGGKVFGVEPRNHDINRMRLCPKGINAYQQVNHPDRLTAPLMRRSRDEEFREVSWEEALDFTVSEIKRIQQTYGNDAFGLLGGASLFSEKTYLVGKFARVALKSRHVDYNGRLCMVSAAGANKLAFGIDRAGNPFSDILLTDCLLIAGSNVGECFPVMTQYVWGARDRGASLIVIDPRETAIARTADIHVALKPGTDSAFFTSVLNVVIAEGLTDENFLAAHATGWEEVRAKAAEYPPSRAAAICGIPAEQIVQVARAFARAPKAMAWHARGIEHHSQGVENCLSVISLCAATGHIGKPGAGYGTITGQGNGQGGREHGQKSDLLPGGRSIMNEEHRRQICEIWGIEESELPPAGTSMMEMVWQMQRREIRGLIGICNNPFVSLPNYGVVKEGYDATEFHAQFDFFLSETAANAHVVFPVTTWAEDEGVMANAEARVVKHNKAQDPPPGVRTDTWVMCELARRLGAGDKFDFPDSRAVFEELRIASAGTVNDYYGITYERLEETGGIAWPCPSTDHPGTPRLFEDGKTYHPDGKIHLQVVEWHPPMDPYDDEHPMSLTTGRTVAHFLSGNQTRRLGALVEQTPRPWAEIHPSHGFRNGEPVRIVTRRGSEVFPALVTEAIRPDTVFVPYHWPVPTAANALTIDALDPRSKIPEYKVCACRIEHAGRIDEVPAPPVAPGHVAYPETQVSRTDPLPPTSPQGRGTSERS
- a CDS encoding MFS transporter — protein: MVVSALLIVAIVLGSRMLRNFDSALLPYAVATVFLAFGVAYRYTVWISAPGARRLFKQGWRSLFSYENLRKAPTALPKMIATYLGFQKFLGARSHARWAAHQLIFWGCVLAALITFPLTWGWFTFTSGSGSGPGYEMRIWGFKILGFDSLSVLGWLMFHGLDIAAVLVIPGASYFLWRRMKDRGASTGQRFAYDLVPLIALIVISVTGLLLTFSSIFLHGGGYQFLAILHMASVVFTLIYIPFGKFFHIVQRPAAVGMQLFKYTGRQDDQVFACRRCEEPIDTGPYVENLRGTMRDLRLDFDAWAEYCPRCKRVLRGSAYLSHVKKGFK